A genome region from Etheostoma cragini isolate CJK2018 chromosome 4, CSU_Ecrag_1.0, whole genome shotgun sequence includes the following:
- the hrh1 gene encoding histamine H1 receptor — MMETGLSPSTDPLHLNTNSYVNNSNNSWTGLLDADSPRSNQTLHGLFHNTLLGVCLGILSLLTIMMNLLVLYAVKREKSLHTVGNLYIVSLSVADLIVGTTVMPLNLVYLLEDEWKLGRAVCQFWLITDYVASTASIFSLFILCLDRYRSVRQPLKYLKYRTRGKASVMISGAWLLSMMWIIPILGWRSFTHVDRKPEEENKCDTDFRFVTWFKVITAVFNFYVPSILMLWFYTHIYLAVRQHLRDREKIIHPTDSFGENENGQNGENAQSSVKYDSKSPKSEGDVTMKLSKKQRLLDQNTLDQPYSLEDPNKTKTASSRSHRKIGVNCQKTSLIAMTTKRLRMAQKVKRCSLSPEEKPSDTVIPLSEASVPQDMICSEGSNENKLQASLNECHVTMPNSVSGVCDISQVTDVQRYTSLIYNLDHSHALPWNEEGIQDAKLDPANAVTLRKTWQRFIEHSRQRIQSLRIHKEHKAAKQLGFIIAAFLLCWIPYFIAFMVMAFCKECVHHDLHMFTIWLGYINSTLNPFIYPLCNGNFKRVFKSILNIRF; from the coding sequence ATGATGGAAACTGGCCTGTCACCGTCCACAGACCCTCTCCACCTCAACACCAACAGCTATGTcaataacagcaacaacagctggACTGGCCTCCTCGATGCCGACTCACCGAGGAGCAATCAAACCCTCCATGGCCTCTTCCACAACACCCTGCTGGGGGTCTGTCTGGGAATTCTTTCCCTCCTTACGATCATGATGAACTTGCTCGTTCTCTACGCcgtgaagagagagaagagccTCCACACTGTCGGTAACCTCTACATTGTCAGCCTGTCGGTGGCGGATCTGATCGTGGGGACCACAGTTATGCCTCTAAACCTGGTGTATTTGTTGGAGGATGAATGGAAGCTGGGACGGGCTGTCTGCCAATTCTGGCTTATTACAGACTACGTGGCGAGCACAGCCTCAATTTTCAGCTTGTTTATACTGTGTTTGGATCGGTACCGCTCTGTCAGACAGCCACTTAAATACCTAAAATATCGAACGCGAGGAAAAGCCAGTGTGATGATTTCTGGAGCCTGGCTGCTGTCGATGATGTGGATTATTCCAATTTTAGGATGGAGATCTTTCACTCATGTAGACCGTAAACCTGAGGAGGAGAACAAATGTGACACAGATTTCCGCTTTGTCACATGGTTTAAGGTAATTACTGCCGTCTTCAACTTCTATGTACCCTCAATATTGATGCTGTGGTTTTACACGCACATCTACTTGGCAGTAAGGCAACATctcagggacagagagaaaatcaTTCATCCGACCGACTCCTTTGGGGAAAATGAGAATGGACAAAATGGGGAAAATGCCCAATCCTCTGTGAAATATGACTCCAAATCACCCAAGAGTGAGGGTGATGTTACAATGAAACTCTCTAAAAAACAGCGCTTGTTGGACCAGAACACTCTAGATCAGCCATATTCCCTTGAGGAtcccaataaaacaaaaactgcttCATCCAGATCTCACAGAAAAATTGGTGTAAACTGCCAGAAAACGTCATTGATTGCCATGACAACAAAACGACTCCGAATGGCACAAAAGGTCAAAAGGTGCTCGTTGTCTCCTGAGGAGAAGCCGTCAGATACTGTGATTCCCCTCAGTGAAGCTTCGGTGCCCCAGGACATGATTTGCTCAGAGGGTAGTAATGAGAACAAACTTCAAGCTTCTTTAAATGAATGTCACGTCACAATGCCAAATTCAGTGAGCGGTGTCTGTGATATCAGTCAGGTGACAGACGTGCAGAGATACACCTCTTTGATCTACAACCTCGACCACAGTCATGCTCTGCCCTGGAATGAAGAAGGGATCCAAGATGCAAAATTGGACCCAGCTAACGCAGTGACTCTAAGAAAGACATGGCAAAGGTTTATTGAGCATTCACGTCAGCGTATCCAAAGCCTGAGGATCCATAAAGAGCACAAGGCTGCCAAGCAGTTGGGCTTTATAATCGCTGCTTTCTTGTTGTGTTGGATACCATACTTTATAGCTTTCATGGTCATGGCGTTCTGCAAAGAGTGTGTGCACCATGACCTGCACATGTTCACCATATGGCTAGGTTACATCAACTCCACTCTCAACCCTTTTATATACCCGCTCTGCAACGGGAACTTTAAACGAGTCTTCAAAAGTATTCTCAACATTCGTTTCTGA